The following proteins are co-located in the Halarcobacter sp. genome:
- the groL gene encoding chaperonin GroEL (60 kDa chaperone family; promotes refolding of misfolded polypeptides especially under stressful conditions; forms two stacked rings of heptamers to form a barrel-shaped 14mer; ends can be capped by GroES; misfolded proteins enter the barrel where they are refolded when GroES binds): protein MAKEIKFSDSARNQLYTGVEKLADAVKVTMGPRGRNVLLQKSFGAPAITKDGVSVAREIELDDTLENMGAQLVKEVASKTADEAGDGTTTATVLAHSIYKEGLRNVTAGANPISLKRGMDKACESILENLKTASKVVANKTEIEQVATISANSDSAIGSMIAEAMDKVGKDGVITVEEAKGISDELEVVEGMQFDRGYLSPYFVTNSEKMIAELENPYVLLYDKKISNLKEMLPILESVNQSGRPLLIIAEDVDGEALATLVVNRLRGSLNIAAVKAPGFGDRRKAMLEDIAVLTGGTVVSEEMGMKLDTCGIDVLGTASKIVIDKDNTTIVDGTGSSEAVTARVNQIRAEIENTTSDYDKEKLQERLAKLSGGVAVIKVGAATETEMKEKKDRVDDALSATRAAVEEGIVIGGGAALIRAAAKVSLDLVGDEAIGAAIVLRAIKAPMKQIAINAGFDAGVVVNEVEKSDNDNFGFNAATGEYVDMFEAGIVDPAKVERVAMQNAVSVASLLLTTEATVTDIKEDKPAGPAMPDMGGMGGMPGMM, encoded by the coding sequence AAAAATCATTTGGTGCTCCAGCAATTACTAAAGATGGTGTTTCTGTTGCAAGAGAGATTGAATTAGATGATACTTTAGAAAATATGGGAGCTCAACTTGTAAAAGAGGTAGCTTCTAAAACTGCTGATGAAGCAGGTGATGGTACAACTACTGCAACAGTATTAGCACATTCAATTTATAAAGAGGGTCTTAGAAATGTAACAGCAGGTGCAAACCCTATATCTTTAAAAAGAGGTATGGATAAAGCTTGCGAATCTATTTTAGAAAATTTAAAAACTGCTTCAAAAGTAGTTGCAAATAAAACTGAAATTGAGCAAGTTGCAACAATCTCAGCTAACTCAGATAGCGCAATTGGTTCAATGATTGCTGAAGCTATGGATAAAGTTGGGAAAGATGGGGTTATAACTGTTGAGGAAGCAAAAGGTATCTCTGATGAACTAGAAGTAGTTGAAGGTATGCAGTTTGATAGAGGTTATTTATCACCATACTTTGTAACAAATTCAGAAAAAATGATTGCTGAATTAGAAAATCCATATGTATTATTATATGATAAAAAAATCTCTAATTTAAAAGAGATGTTACCAATCTTGGAATCAGTTAACCAATCAGGAAGACCACTTTTAATTATTGCAGAAGATGTTGATGGTGAAGCATTAGCAACTTTAGTTGTAAATAGATTAAGAGGTTCATTAAATATTGCAGCTGTTAAAGCTCCAGGTTTTGGTGATAGAAGAAAAGCAATGTTAGAAGATATTGCTGTATTAACTGGTGGAACTGTTGTATCTGAAGAGATGGGAATGAAACTAGATACTTGCGGTATTGATGTTTTAGGAACTGCATCTAAAATTGTAATTGATAAAGATAATACAACAATCGTAGATGGAACAGGTTCAAGTGAAGCTGTTACTGCAAGAGTAAACCAAATCAGAGCAGAAATTGAAAACACAACTTCTGATTATGATAAAGAGAAATTACAAGAAAGACTTGCAAAACTTTCTGGTGGTGTAGCAGTTATTAAAGTTGGTGCTGCAACTGAAACAGAAATGAAAGAGAAAAAAGATAGAGTTGATGATGCTTTAAGTGCAACAAGAGCTGCTGTTGAAGAAGGTATTGTTATTGGTGGTGGAGCTGCATTAATCAGAGCTGCTGCAAAAGTATCTTTAGATCTAGTTGGTGATGAAGCTATTGGTGCAGCTATTGTATTAAGAGCTATTAAAGCACCTATGAAACAAATTGCAATTAATGCAGGTTTTGATGCAGGTGTTGTTGTAAATGAAGTTGAAAAATCAGATAATGATAACTTTGGTTTCAATGCTGCTACAGGTGAATATGTAGATATGTTTGAAGCTGGTATCGTTGACCCAGCAAAAGTTGAAAGAGTAGCTATGCAAAATGCTGTATCAGTTGCATCTTTACTTTTAACAACTGAAGCTACAGTTACAGATATTAAAGAGGACAAACCAGCAGGTCCAGCTATGCCAGACATGGGTGGAATGGGTGGTATGCCTGGAATGATGTAA